A region of the Rhodothermus sp. genome:
GCCCGCCACCGGCTCCCATTTGGCGCCGATGACAAACTGGTCTCCCCAGGCCGGCTTTACCCCCTCGGCTACTGTCAACCAGACGTCAAAAGCGGTAATCAGCTCGCTGGAGATGAGCGTCAGATATTGATAATAGCGTCCATAACCAGCCTGCAAGCGCAGGTTAGCGCGCGGGCGGTACTCGATCGAAAGCCGCGGCTCCAGGCGCATATACCGTCCGCGCCCGAAATAGCTCAATCGGAGTCCTCCCTGTAACACCCAGAAGGCCGAAGGTCGAAACGTTTCCTGCAAGTAGAGCGCACCATAGAATGCATCAATGGAAGCCCGCATCCCCTCCTCCTCATCGAACCGATCCTGCAACCGAAAGCGAAACAGTCCACTCCAGTAGCCCAGTTTAAGGGTGTGCTTTTCGTCCGGAAAATACTCGAAGTCACCGCGCACCGACCAGTCTGTTACCGTGTTCCTGCGCTCAAAAGGTGTACCGGCCAGTTCGAAGGTTGGCAAACTGAAATAGTAAGAGCTGGTCAGCCGAAAACTCGCAAATACCCGTTCGGAAAACAGGTGCGTCCATCCGGCTGTAGCTGTGCGGTTACCGTAAGTGACACGCAACTGGCTATCTGCCAGAAAAGGAAGCTGCAACACATCCTGCCCTGCATAAAAAGCCAGCGAGAACCGATCGTCGGCCGAGGCATCAATATTCAATTTAGTGTTCAGATCATAAAAGTAAAACCGATCGGGCGCCCCCTCGACGTTTTGCCGACGCAGTACGGCCAGCAACGGTTCGATGGTTGAGCGTCGTACCGCGATCATCCAGGATCCCCACCGATAGGGGCCTTCCAGCATCAGCCGTGAAGCCAGCATGCCAATACTCAGTCGGCCATGCGTCTCATAGCGGTTGCCGTCTTTGTTATAGACGTCTAAAACTGATCCAAGACGGCCGCCATATTCTGCTGGATAGGCCCCTTTGTAGAGCCTGACGTCTTTGATGGCGTCAGGGTTGAAAGTGGAAAAAAAGCCAAAGACATGCGTTGGGTTATAGACGGTGGTGCCGTCCAGCAAAATCAGCGTCTGGTCCGGGCTTCCGCCGCGCACATACAGTCCGCTCGAATAGTCGGAAGCGGCTTTGACCCCAGGCAGCAGTTGCAGCGTGCGGAATACGTCTGGCTCGAAAACGGCCGGCAGCTCCTGCACCAGGCGGGTTTCCACCTGGGTGACGCCCAGGTTGCGGGCTTCCTCCAGTTCCCGTTCAGCGGTCACCACCACCTCGTCAGCCGTTAACGGCTCAGGCTCCAGTGCAATATCCAGCCGCCGGCTCTCACCGGGCTGAAGCGTCAAAGCGCGTTGAAAGAGGCGGTATCCGAGATATGACACGACCAAGGTATAGGTGCCAGGCGGAATTCCGGTCAGCGTAAAAAAGCCGGCCGCGTTCGTGGCCGTGCCATATGTCGTGCCCTTAAGCACGACGTTGGCCGAAATCAGCGACTCCCCCGTGGTAGCATCCCGAACGAACCCGCTGATCGTGGCCGGCTGCGCTCGACCTCCTACGGCCAACAGCAACCCACCGATCAGAACAAGCCAGCAGCCCCGCATGCCCATCTTTTCAGGTTCCGTCAGACTGGCGTTTTCTTACGAAAAGGTCTCTGGTCCGGTTGCTATGGTCTCCCTACGCCCGTAGCAGCGCTCCTGCCCGATCTGGATAGTCTGTAATCAAGCCGTCGACTCCCATACGTAACAGCCGCCGCATGTCGCCAATGCGGTTGACGGTCCAGGGAATCAGGCGCATCCCGTGGGCATGGACCGCCGCTACCAGGTCCGTAGTGACCAGCCGATAGTCGGGGCCGTATACGTCCGGGACAAACCCCAGGCGTTCCAGTTGCCTTTCCAGCGGCCGGTGGTCCTGGCGTTCCACCAACAGCGATACGGCCAGTTCCGGGTACAACTGCCGGGCTACCTGGAGCACGCGCACATCGAACGAAAGCAGCGTGGTGCGCGCTGTCACCTCACAGGCGGCCACGACTGCCTGCACCCGTCGCACAAACGTCTCCGGGTCGGGCTGGTACGTGCCTTCCCATTCCGGCCGCGACTTGATTTCAATGCTGTAACTCACCGGCGACCGCCCCAGCTCCGCCGCATAGGCCTCGGCCCGGCGCAGCACCTCCTCCAGACGCGGCTTGGGTGCCGGCACCAGCTCCTGATGGGGAAAGCGCGGATGACGACGGCTCCCGCAATCAAACCGGACAATCTCAGCATAGCGCATGCGATAAAGGTTATAGCGCTTAAAAGGCCGTACCGGTCGCCCGGAGGGCTCCCGGCACAACGTGGCCGAAAACCAGGGCTCGTGTGAGACAACCACCTCGCCATCGCCCGCAATCACCACATCCATCTCCAATGACGTGACGCCCAGTTCCATTGCCCGGGCAAAAGCCGGCCATGTATTCTCCGGCCGCAACCCCCGCGCCCCTCGATGTCCTTGAATGTCAAACGAACGTTTTTGCATCACGCTATCTTTATTTGATCACAAATATAAATTTATTCAAGGTTTCTCCCGAAATAAAATGAGAACTTTTTTCATCTGAGGCGTTCGCCATTGTAGCAGCTTTTTGCTATTTTTAGTTGGTTTTTCGGCTTTGTTCGACTTTTGAAACCTTTTTGTGTTCGTTTTCAACCGTTTAACTATAACAGTCTGTTTGTCATAAAATGGAAGCAGAAAAACCTCGCATTATACCTGTCAATATTGAGGAGGAAATGAAATCCTCCTATATCGACTATTCCATGTCAGTCATCGTCGGCCGTGCGCTACCGGACGTACGCGATGGGCTCAAACCGGTTCATCGTCGGGTGCTGTACGGCATGTACGAGCTTGGGCTGACCGCCAGTGCGGCTTACAAGAAAAGCGCTCGTATTGTCGGGGAAGTGCTCGGCAAATACCATCCGCATGGCGATGCGGCTGTTTACGATACCATGGTACGGATGGCGCAGGATTTTGCCATGCGTTATCCGCTGGTTGACGGCCAGGGCAATTTTGGTTCGATCGATGGCGACAGTCCTGCCGCCATGCGCTATACGGAAGCGCGCCTGACGCACCTGGCGGAAGAAATGCTCCGGGATATTGACAAAGACACGGTCGACTTCCAGGATAACTTCGACGGCTCGCTGAAAGAACCCGTAGTTCTTCCCGCTGCCCTTCCGAACCTGATTGTCAATGGCGCCGACGGCATTGCGGTGGGGATGGCGACCAAGATTCCGCCCCATAACCTGGGCGAGACCGTCGATGCGCTCATTGCCATGATCGATCATCCTGAGATCTCGGTCGAAGAGTTGATCAAATATCTGCCGGCGCCCGATTTCCCCACCGGCGGCATCATTTACGGCTACAGTGGCGTAAAGGAAGCCTACACCACCGGGCGCGGTCGTATCGTGATCCGGGCCCGCATACATGAAGAAGAGATTCGGCCGGGCCGCCTGGCGCTGATCATTACGGAGATTCCCTATCAGGTCAACAAAAGTAGTCTGATTGAAAAAATTGCCTATCTGGTACGGGAACGCCGCATCGACGGCATCACGGATATCCGGGACGAAAGCGATAGGGAAGGTCTTCGCGTCGTGCTGGAACTCCGCAAAGATGCCGTGCCGCTGGTGGTACAAAACCAGCTCTACAAATATACCCCCTGCCAGCAGACCTTCGGCGTCAACATGGTGGCCCTGGTAAACGGACGCCCGCGCACGCTCACCCTTCGGGAGCTCATGCGCCACTATCTGGATCACCGACACGAAGTGATCACACGGCGTACCCGTTTCGAGCTACGTAAGGCCGAAGAGCGTGCCCACATCCTGGAAGGCCTCAAGATTGCGCTGGACCACCTTGACCTTGTCATCAACATTATTCGCTACGCTGCCGATCCGGACGAGGCACGCCAGCGACTCATGGCAGGCGTACTGCCGGAGCGACTCACGCCGGAACAGCGCAAGCGATTGGGCCTTCCTGTCGAACAGCAGTCCCATTTCACCCTTACCGAAGCCCAAGCGAACGCCATTCTGGCCCTTCGGCTGAGCCGATTGACCGGGCTTGAACGGCAGAAAATCGAAGAAGAATACCGGGCCCTGCTTCAGGAAATCGAACGGCTTCGAAGTATTCTGGCCAGCGAGCCCCTGCGCTGGCAGATCATCCGGGAAGAGCTGCTGGAACTGAAACAAAAGTATGCCGATCCGCGACGCACGCACATCGACTATGCAGGCGGTGCTGACCTTGCCATTGAAGATTTGATCGAAGACGAACAGGTCGTGGTGACCTTATCGCACCAGGGATTGATCAAGCGTACACCGGTCCATATCTACCGGCAGCAGGGCCGCGGGGGCATCGGGATGAAAGCCAGCGGCATGCGTGCAGATGACTATATCGAACATCTGTTCGCGTGCAAAAACCATGACTACTTGCTCTTTTTTACCGACCACGGCCGTTGCTACTGGCTACGCGTTTATGACATTCCTGAGGGTAGCCGTACCAGTCAGGGACGCTCCATTCGCAATCTGATCCAGATTGCCCCAGACGACCGCGTACGGGCTGTGCTGAACATCCGCAAAGAGGATTTTGAAAATCCAGACTTCCTGCACACGCACTATGTACTGATGGCCACGCGACAGGGACTGGTCAAAAAGACTGCGCTGGCTGCTTTTAGTCGGCCCCGTGCTGATGGCATCATTGCCATCGCATTTGCCCGTGGGGACGAGTTGATCGAAGCCACCCTGACCGACGGCCGCACCCATGTGTTCCTGGCTTCGTCAGGCGGACGCGTGGTGCGCTTTGACGAATCCGATGTGCGTCCTATGGGACGTAATACGCGCGGCGTACGTGGCATTACACTGGAAGCCGGCGAACAGGTCATCGGTATGGTAGCTGTCCCTCCAGAGGCCGCTCCCTACCTCCTCGCCATCAGTGCCCATGGCTATGGTAAGCGCACCCCGCTGGCAGAATATCCTCTCCATCGGCGAGGAGGCAAAGGCGTCTGGACCATAAAGATTACCCCCCGCACAGGCCGCCTGATCGCTATCAAAGCCGTACACGATGCGGACGATCTGATGATCATCACCCAGAATGGCCTGATGATTCGTCTGCACGTGGCCGATATCAGCCGCATGGGGCGCCATACACAGGGAGTCCGACTGATTCAGCTCAAGCCCGGCGATGCTATTGCCGACGTCACCCGCCTGGTTACCGAAGCACAGGCTGACGAAGCGGTATCCGAACCGGCCTCCTGAGCCGGCAGGCTATGCTCTCCGGTTTACGCCGGCGGCACTGGTCAGCAGACAGTGCCGCCGTTGTTTTATCGGATGCTGTCGTAACATCCGCGCCACTGACCCTCAACACCATCAGGCCGCCTTTTTTACTGCAGCCTCGTACCTGATCGCGCAGAAGGTCTGCAAACTGTCGGCATCATTGTAGTTCTCGCCTGACCGATACGGCCGACTTTATCCCCACAAAAAAGCCGGCCTTTTCCAGGCCGGCCTCGAAACAGCCCGGATCGTCTCAGGAAGCGGGCTGCTGACGGGCCACATAGGCCAGCGCCCGTTGCAACCGCCGAAGTCCTTCATCGACCTCCGCTTCTGTGATGATCAGCGGCGGGCGAAAACGAATTGAGCGCTCTCCGCAGCTCAGAATCAATACCCCTTCTTCCAGACTGCGCCGCTGGACAGCATCTCGAAAAGCCGGGGACGGCAGATCAAATGCGCACATAAGCCCCCGACCACGTATGTTCGTCATAAAGGGATGGGTTTCAGCCATCTCTTCCAACCGACGCAGTAGATAGGCGCCCACACGCGCTGCATTCTCCACCAGACGATCTTCCTCAATGATCTCCAGGATCCGATCGAACCGAACCATATCAACCAGATTGCCCCCCCAGGTGGAATTCAGTCGACTCGACACATGGAACACGTTGTCCTCTACCTCATCCAACCGGCGACCAGCGAGGATGCCGCACACCTGCGTCTTCTTGCCAAAAGCAATGATATCGGGTTGCACCCCAAGCGCCTGATGCGCCCAGAATGCCCCGGTAATTCCAACGCCGGTCTGCACCTCGTCGAAAATCAAAAGCGCATCATTTTCGTCGGCCAGCTCTCGGAGCGCCTGCAGAAACTCGGGCCGGAAGTGGTTGTCGCCCCCCTCAGCCTGAATGGGCTCAATGATAATGCAGGCAATGTCATCTTTGTACTCGTAGAAGTACTGCTTGGCCTGTCGAAGGGCCAGCTGTTCCAGCTCAATCGTGCGCTCCAGATTTTCCTGAGTGAGCGGAAATTTTAGCTTCGGATTGAGAACGCGCGGCCAATCGAACTTCGGGAAATACTGCGTCTTACGCGGATCGAAGGTGTTCGTGAGCGAAAGCGTATAGCCGGAGCGACCATGAAAGGCCTGGTCGAAGTGCAACACCCGATGCCCCACCTCCCGACGGTAGCCTTTCCGGAAGTTCTTACGTACCTTCCAGTCGAAGGCCGCCTTGAGCGCATTTTCCACAGCCAGCGCTCCGCCATCAATAAAGAAAGCATAAGGTAAGTAGTCTGGAATGCCTACCCGTTCGAAGGTCTGGACAAACCGGGCCATGTGGACGGTATAGATATCCGAATTGGTAACCTTGTTAAGGGCCGCCTCCATGAGACGCCTTTTGAAATCTTCATCTTCCAGCATCTTGGGATGATTCATCCCAACCGCACTGGACGCAAAGAAGCCAAAAAAGTCGATCAATTCGCGCCCGGTAAGCTGATCGTAAAGATGCACGCCCCGGCTCCGCTCCATGTCAAGCACTATCGGCAACCCATCGGTAAGCAGATGGCGGGCCAGGATGGGACGCACCATGTCGGGTGTGATCTGCTGCATCGTCACATGCTCCATAAGGCACGCTCTTCCGTTTGCTCAAGGAATGTGTTTTTGCAAAATACGAAAACCATACCTCTGCAAGCAGAACGTAAAGCAGGGCAAACTTGAAAGATCAGCGAAAGACGCAGGATCCGAATGCCAGAGGCAGTGCATGCGGGACGGGATCATTTCGCCGCGAACCGTGTAGCCTTTCCCCGATTTGAACGCCTGGATTTTCAGCCGCACAGACTATGGCCGAGCAACACACTGAATCGCCCCGTCGTCGCTTTCTTCCGGGTGAAATTGAACTCAAGCGCGTCCCCAAAGAACCGCTTTTTCCAAACGGTGATGGAGGACTCTTCGAGCTACCGGTGATCGATCCACCGCCGGTGGCCAACGAGCGAGGGCGTCGGCCTGCGTGGCTGCGTGCCAAGCTGCCCTACGGTCCCACCTATCGGCGCGTGCTGGACATCGTCGAAACCCATCGGCTGCACACGGTCTGCCAGAGTGCCCGCTGCCCGAATATGGGCGAATGCTGGACAGCCGGTACGGCCACCTTTATGATTCTGGGAAACGTCTGCACGCGCTCGTGTGGCTTCTGTGCTGTCAAAACCGGCCGGCCAGATCCGGTAGACTGGGACGAGCCACGTCGCGTAGCCGAAGCCGTGCGGCTGATGGGCCTTCGACACGCCGTCGTCACCTCTGTCGACCGTGACGACCTGAAAGACGGTGGCGCGGCCCTGTTTGCCGAGACAATCCGCCAGATCCGAGCCCTCAACCCGGGCGTAACCGTCGAAGTACTGATCCCGGACTTTCAGGGCAACTGGAATGCGCTACAATTGGTGTTAGACGAACGCCCGGACATTCTCAACCATAATATTGAAACCGTTCCCCGTCTCTATCGCCGCGTACGTCCCCAGGCCCGCTATGAACGCTCCCTGGAACTACTCTGGCGTGCCAAACAGGCCGGTCTGCGTACAAAAAGCGGGATCATGGTTGGGCTGGGTGAGACCAAAGAAGAGGTACTGGCCGTGATGGACGACTTTGTGCGGATTCAGCTCGACATCATGACGATTGGCCAGTACCTGCAACCCACCCGAATGCACCTCCCCGTCGAGGAGTTTGTGCATCCCGAGGTCTTTCGGTGGTACAAAGAAGTGGGCGAAGCCAAGGGCATCGGTCACGTCGAAAGCGGACCGCTGGTGCGCTCTTCCTACCATGCTGAACGGCACGTCTGAACTACTCCACATCAAAGAGGCGGAGCTCCGCGGAGAACCGCGCCCGCTTAAGGGGTGCCTTACCACCACAGGCGGGTTCACACCGCCCTTACTCCTGCCCTTTAGGGACTATCTGGACATTCCTTATGAGTTCTGCCTTAAGCTCAGGTGCTCAACCACAGGTATTTGACGTGTGTATCATGCTTCCCTCTGAGCGCCTTTTCAGCTCCTTAGATATTAAAAGCCTGTCCTATCGTAGGTTAAGGTTTTGTGGGGCTTTCTATAAAGCAGGCGCTCAACGCTTCGCTTGACGGTCGGTCGAGGACAAAGGCTCCGGCTCCCAACGCGCCATAAGTTCCTGCCAGTAGGCCGGGTCAAGTAGAACGGCCACAGCCCTCCCCTGCCGTTGTACAATCACCGGCCCACGTGCCAGACGAGCTTTCAGGGCTGCGGTCGACTGTAAGCGAATCCTGGAAATTGCAACCGTTTCTGCCGTCGCTTCAAACTGGCGCTTCATCGCTCCAGATAGCCTATGTTTCCCAATTGAAGGGTATTTACGCAAAACCCGGTGTTTTTTGCCTTTCGTTACCATTTTATTACGCTTCGTATGGCCTGCTCATAAAGATATCCTTTAGTTTACGGCTTGTACTGCATTGTTATAACAAAACCTCTGCACTGCCATGAAACGGAATGTCGGGACCATCGATCGGGTGGTTCGTATCGGAATTGCCCTCGTTATTGGCGTGTTGTACCTCACCGGCCAGCTCAGCGGTACAGCCGCTGTCATTCTGGGCATTGTGGCCCTTATTTTTCTGATTACCGGACTGGTCGGGAGCTGTCCGCTATACGCGGTGCTGGGCATGTCCACCTGCCCACGCAAAGCCAGCAGTTAGGCCAGCGTACACTTGGTACCGGCGCCCTGATAAGGCGCCGGTACCGCTTTTCCCATCAGCGACGCTCATCCCATGCGAAAGAGCGATTGGAATTTCATGGCCATCGGCAATGAACCGCTCACCTTGAGCTTGCCCATCATCATCAGCGTCATCGGGTTGGCCTCGCCGTTGTTGATCTTCAGCCAGTTCTCGGCCGAGGTAGTAACCGTGACGGTGGGGTTTTCGTGTTTCCCTTCCTTGATCTCCAGCGTCTTGTTTTTGATCACCAGGTAATATTCGCCCCCATCTTCACCGGTCAGGTTAAGTTGTACGACCCCCTCGACACCTTCGGCCTGGTCGGGCAAGAACCGCTCTTTGTAGGATTCAAGTACTTCGGGAATGCTGTTGTACTTGGGCATGGCACGTGCTACAGGTTGGTGATGATTTTTGGCTTTAATCTATCGCAGGAAGATCAGCCCCGAAAAGTCCTTCGGCAGCCAGTGTTTCAAGCTCTTCATCGGAGAATCCAGCTTCCTGCAACACCTGGCGGGTGTGAGCCCCTGGCGGAGGGCCCACATGCCGGTAGTCGGGAGAGGTCTTCGAGAACCGTACAGGAAAGCCTACCTGAGGCTGGGCTGGACCGTCTGATCGTGGAACCGTGACTATCAACGCGCGCGCCTGCACCTGTGGATGTTGCGTCATTTCTTCCAGCGTCAGCACGGGCTCCACACACACGTCCTGTTCGGCGAAGATGGCCTGCCATTCGGCCAGGGTTCGGGTAGCGATCGCCTGCTGAATTTCCTTCTTGAGTCGTTGCTGGACGGCTGTATCCCAGACGTTGTAGCCGTACGGTGCCAGTTCAGGTCGACCGATGGCTTCACAGAAACCTTCCCAGAACTTGGGCTCCAGGCCGGCTACCGCCAGGTAGCGGCCATCGCGCGTGCGATAGCAGTCGTAGAAGCTACCCCCGTTCAGGGGTTCGGTCTCGTAACCTGGTAGATGGCCGGCGGCCAGGAAACCACTAACGGCCAGTCCATTGAAGGCGATGGCACAGTCGAGCAACGCCAGATCCAGGTACTGTCCTTCGCCGGTGCGCTGGCGGTGTACGACAGCAGCCAGGATGGCCAGGGCCGCAAACAATCCACCGGCCATGTCGGCCAGGGGCACGCCGGAGGGTATCGGTCCACTCTCCCGACGGCCACTGTGGCTCAGCAGTCCGGAAAGTGCCTGATAGTTCAGGTCGTGCCCGGCCCGTGCGCGATAGGGCCCGGTCTGGCCATAGCCGGTAATGGAGCAATAAATCAGCGCTGGATGCTCGGTGGCCAGCGTTTCGTAGTCCAGGCCCAGCCGCTGCATGACGCCTGGCCGAAAGCCCTCCACCACGACGTCGTAGTGTCGCACGAGCCGACGGACCACGTTGGCCGCCGCAGGATGCTTCAGGTCGAGCGCTATTGATCGTTTGGAACGGTGGACCCAGGCATGGCCAGCCGCGATTCCGGTATCGTCGTAAGGAGGCGCCAGGCGCATCAGATCAGGCCGGTCGGGTGATTCGATACGCACCACTTCAGCCCCCAGGTCGGCCAGCAGCAACGTTGCGAAGGGGCCGGGTAGTAGCGTCGTGAAGTCC
Encoded here:
- a CDS encoding TonB-dependent receptor yields the protein MRGCWLVLIGGLLLAVGGRAQPATISGFVRDATTGESLISANVVLKGTTYGTATNAAGFFTLTGIPPGTYTLVVSYLGYRLFQRALTLQPGESRRLDIALEPEPLTADEVVVTAERELEEARNLGVTQVETRLVQELPAVFEPDVFRTLQLLPGVKAASDYSSGLYVRGGSPDQTLILLDGTTVYNPTHVFGFFSTFNPDAIKDVRLYKGAYPAEYGGRLGSVLDVYNKDGNRYETHGRLSIGMLASRLMLEGPYRWGSWMIAVRRSTIEPLLAVLRRQNVEGAPDRFYFYDLNTKLNIDASADDRFSLAFYAGQDVLQLPFLADSQLRVTYGNRTATAGWTHLFSERVFASFRLTSSYYFSLPTFELAGTPFERRNTVTDWSVRGDFEYFPDEKHTLKLGYWSGLFRFRLQDRFDEEEGMRASIDAFYGALYLQETFRPSAFWVLQGGLRLSYFGRGRYMRLEPRLSIEYRPRANLRLQAGYGRYYQYLTLISSELITAFDVWLTVAEGVKPAWGDQFVIGAKWEPVAGVNVETEAYYRTMRALFEFDPFLPNVAGLAYRDLFRIGDGYAYGLEVLLQRSVGRLTGLLGYTWSRTRRRFPGVNLDERGRPQFYPPKYDRTHDLNLVVRFNLSRHWRLSTVFTYATGQAYTEPSGRYRLTRDPFGADTRNVILTPGYNNARLPAYHRLDIGLMRHGRFFGVADYTLQFQVLNAYARRNLWFYFFEFNREGEVKRNEVPQIPIPLPNLSFSLQF
- a CDS encoding glycerophosphodiester phosphodiesterase codes for the protein MQKRSFDIQGHRGARGLRPENTWPAFARAMELGVTSLEMDVVIAGDGEVVVSHEPWFSATLCREPSGRPVRPFKRYNLYRMRYAEIVRFDCGSRRHPRFPHQELVPAPKPRLEEVLRRAEAYAAELGRSPVSYSIEIKSRPEWEGTYQPDPETFVRRVQAVVAACEVTARTTLLSFDVRVLQVARQLYPELAVSLLVERQDHRPLERQLERLGFVPDVYGPDYRLVTTDLVAAVHAHGMRLIPWTVNRIGDMRRLLRMGVDGLITDYPDRAGALLRA
- the gyrA gene encoding DNA gyrase subunit A, giving the protein MEAEKPRIIPVNIEEEMKSSYIDYSMSVIVGRALPDVRDGLKPVHRRVLYGMYELGLTASAAYKKSARIVGEVLGKYHPHGDAAVYDTMVRMAQDFAMRYPLVDGQGNFGSIDGDSPAAMRYTEARLTHLAEEMLRDIDKDTVDFQDNFDGSLKEPVVLPAALPNLIVNGADGIAVGMATKIPPHNLGETVDALIAMIDHPEISVEELIKYLPAPDFPTGGIIYGYSGVKEAYTTGRGRIVIRARIHEEEIRPGRLALIITEIPYQVNKSSLIEKIAYLVRERRIDGITDIRDESDREGLRVVLELRKDAVPLVVQNQLYKYTPCQQTFGVNMVALVNGRPRTLTLRELMRHYLDHRHEVITRRTRFELRKAEERAHILEGLKIALDHLDLVINIIRYAADPDEARQRLMAGVLPERLTPEQRKRLGLPVEQQSHFTLTEAQANAILALRLSRLTGLERQKIEEEYRALLQEIERLRSILASEPLRWQIIREELLELKQKYADPRRTHIDYAGGADLAIEDLIEDEQVVVTLSHQGLIKRTPVHIYRQQGRGGIGMKASGMRADDYIEHLFACKNHDYLLFFTDHGRCYWLRVYDIPEGSRTSQGRSIRNLIQIAPDDRVRAVLNIRKEDFENPDFLHTHYVLMATRQGLVKKTALAAFSRPRADGIIAIAFARGDELIEATLTDGRTHVFLASSGGRVVRFDESDVRPMGRNTRGVRGITLEAGEQVIGMVAVPPEAAPYLLAISAHGYGKRTPLAEYPLHRRGGKGVWTIKITPRTGRLIAIKAVHDADDLMIITQNGLMIRLHVADISRMGRHTQGVRLIQLKPGDAIADVTRLVTEAQADEAVSEPAS
- the lat gene encoding L-lysine 6-transaminase; the protein is MEHVTMQQITPDMVRPILARHLLTDGLPIVLDMERSRGVHLYDQLTGRELIDFFGFFASSAVGMNHPKMLEDEDFKRRLMEAALNKVTNSDIYTVHMARFVQTFERVGIPDYLPYAFFIDGGALAVENALKAAFDWKVRKNFRKGYRREVGHRVLHFDQAFHGRSGYTLSLTNTFDPRKTQYFPKFDWPRVLNPKLKFPLTQENLERTIELEQLALRQAKQYFYEYKDDIACIIIEPIQAEGGDNHFRPEFLQALRELADENDALLIFDEVQTGVGITGAFWAHQALGVQPDIIAFGKKTQVCGILAGRRLDEVEDNVFHVSSRLNSTWGGNLVDMVRFDRILEIIEEDRLVENAARVGAYLLRRLEEMAETHPFMTNIRGRGLMCAFDLPSPAFRDAVQRRSLEEGVLILSCGERSIRFRPPLIITEAEVDEGLRRLQRALAYVARQQPAS
- the lipA gene encoding lipoyl synthase encodes the protein MAEQHTESPRRRFLPGEIELKRVPKEPLFPNGDGGLFELPVIDPPPVANERGRRPAWLRAKLPYGPTYRRVLDIVETHRLHTVCQSARCPNMGECWTAGTATFMILGNVCTRSCGFCAVKTGRPDPVDWDEPRRVAEAVRLMGLRHAVVTSVDRDDLKDGGAALFAETIRQIRALNPGVTVEVLIPDFQGNWNALQLVLDERPDILNHNIETVPRLYRRVRPQARYERSLELLWRAKQAGLRTKSGIMVGLGETKEEVLAVMDDFVRIQLDIMTIGQYLQPTRMHLPVEEFVHPEVFRWYKEVGEAKGIGHVESGPLVRSSYHAERHV
- a CDS encoding DUF2892 domain-containing protein → MKRNVGTIDRVVRIGIALVIGVLYLTGQLSGTAAVILGIVALIFLITGLVGSCPLYAVLGMSTCPRKASS
- a CDS encoding SCP2 sterol-binding domain-containing protein, which produces MPKYNSIPEVLESYKERFLPDQAEGVEGVVQLNLTGEDGGEYYLVIKNKTLEIKEGKHENPTVTVTTSAENWLKINNGEANPMTLMMMGKLKVSGSLPMAMKFQSLFRMG
- a CDS encoding CaiB/BaiF CoA-transferase family protein → MAGPLHALRVLDFTTLLPGPFATLLLADLGAEVVRIESPDRPDLMRLAPPYDDTGIAAGHAWVHRSKRSIALDLKHPAAANVVRRLVRHYDVVVEGFRPGVMQRLGLDYETLATEHPALIYCSITGYGQTGPYRARAGHDLNYQALSGLLSHSGRRESGPIPSGVPLADMAGGLFAALAILAAVVHRQRTGEGQYLDLALLDCAIAFNGLAVSGFLAAGHLPGYETEPLNGGSFYDCYRTRDGRYLAVAGLEPKFWEGFCEAIGRPELAPYGYNVWDTAVQQRLKKEIQQAIATRTLAEWQAIFAEQDVCVEPVLTLEEMTQHPQVQARALIVTVPRSDGPAQPQVGFPVRFSKTSPDYRHVGPPPGAHTRQVLQEAGFSDEELETLAAEGLFGADLPAID